The Primulina tabacum isolate GXHZ01 chromosome 7, ASM2559414v2, whole genome shotgun sequence genome includes a window with the following:
- the LOC142551558 gene encoding LOW QUALITY PROTEIN: pterocarpan synthase 1 (The sequence of the model RefSeq protein was modified relative to this genomic sequence to represent the inferred CDS: deleted 1 base in 1 codon): MLSRIIYCTAVLLATIAVILLALFSPQPYRKNLTPFVALSFYIRQPRVTGPEASPVEPPPPPAGALIFHHTLTEGPENTSQVVGKAQGFIIPVESFAHSAFNIIYLTIHTNQYSGSISIQAKSLIHKEREVLGIVGGTGSFAFVRGLAVFAKTDEAIYHIKLHLKFSNGS, encoded by the exons ATGCTGTCAAGAATCATATATTGCACCGCTGTCCTTTTAGCCACAATCGCAGTGATACTACTTGCTTTATTCTCACCACAGCCCTATAGAAAGAACCTGACACCCTTTGTAGCCCTGTCATTCTACATTCGACAACCACGAGTCACTGGCCCCGAAGCC AGTCCGGTGgaaccaccaccaccacctgccGGAGCTCTGATATTCCACCACACACTAACAGAGGGACCCGAAAACACGTCTCAAGTAGTTGGGAAAGCACAAGGTTTTATAATACCTGTGGAAAGCTTTGCGCATTCGGCGTTCAATATCATTTATCTTACCATACATACAAATCAATATTCGGGCAGCATCAGCATCCAGGCCAAAAGCTTAATCCACAAAGAAAGAGAAGTATTGGGTATTGTGGGTGGCACAGGGTCCTTTGCTTTTGTGCGTGGCCTAGCTGTTTTTGCCAAAACGGATGAGgcaatttatcatataaaattGCACTTGAAATTTTCTAATGGCTCCTAA